Sequence from the Bacteroidota bacterium genome:
TATTAATGGCTCATGTAACCCGACAGCCTTTTGTATTGATGGAAAAACAGGAACGTTAAAGTGGAGCAAACCTTCGGGAGGTGGCGACTCCCCTCCTACTGTGGCCGATATTGATAACGATAACAAACCTGAAATTCTATTTGGCAATTTTAGCGGACAAATAAGAATATTAAATGGCGAAGATGGTAGTCTGGCCAAGCAAATACAAGTAACCACCGGCCCTGTGCAAACAGAACCTACACTTTGCGATGTGAATGGAGATAGCATGCTTGATATTATTGTGGCTAATCATTTTAATAATTCAGGTTACTATACCTATTGCTACGATTATGCAACGGCAGATACCCTTTGGGTAAATTATCATTTTGACACAAGCAGCACATATTACTCCTATCATGGTGGTGCTATTGCTGATATAGACCTTGACGGAAAAAATGAATATGTGATTGGTGATAACAGTGGAATGATACGTGCCTTGAATGTTGAAGATGGCAGTGTGCTTTGGACTAAGACAGGTTTAACAAATGTAATGAGTGCAATCTCAATTGCGGACTTGGATAATGATGATACGCTCGAAGTAATTTATAATAACAACGATTACATTAACTTTAATGATCATATAGGCATACTGGATGGTCCCTCAGGAAATCTTGAGTGGATGTATCCCCTTACATTCAGCTCATTTAGAGGGATGGCTGTAGGCGATGTTAATGGCAATGGTAAACTGGACCTTGTGTCAGGGCATTTTATGGGTGAATTTATCGCTATAGAACCTTATACAGGATTGCTTTGGAATATAGACCTTGATACCTTCTTCCAGCAAGGTTTACCGTGGTTTAATGTGGACCATGGTGCATTGATAGCCGATTTTGATGATGATGATACCATGGAAGTATTCACTGTTGCAGGATACGGAACCTATGTACCCGATAGCCTAAATTGTGGAAAGGCATTTATGTTTAATGCCGGTGTTGGAAACTGCACATCGTGGTTAATGTTCAGACACGATATTCATCGCACTGCGTATTTATCAAATGCTGAAGTTGCAGCTGCATGTGATACAACTGCCAGTTTATACGCTTCACAAAACTTTTCCAATGCGTTACAGATTATGCCTAATCCATTTGGTGATCATCTTAAATTTGTTTTTGAAAATAAGCCCAAGTCACCAATTGAAATAACACTTTTTAATATACATGGACAAGTAACCGGCTACAAGTACTTTGAAACATCTATCGTTAGCAATGAAATTAATTTTAACACAGAAAATCTCGCACCAGGAGTTTACTTTTACGTTTGTCAACTAGGTGATAAGCGAGTAACCGGGAAAGTTGTGAAAATCAAATAATGATAAATGTATAAGTTAAATTTTTCAGAAACGATAGCAGAAGTACTTTAGTGAATAAGAAAGCAGAAATAATAATTACACACGCAAACCTGTCTACTCCTGCAAGGGTTTTATAGTGCAATTACAAATCCTTTTCGGTGCTGTGCATGCTTTGATGAATGAACAG
This genomic interval carries:
- a CDS encoding PQQ-binding-like beta-propeller repeat protein, with amino-acid sequence MSRIRIIILFIAIILIANKISAQNFPTLQWSYDIGAPAFGSAAAADLDGDGKLEIVFTTYTNDGRAHCLNAEDGSVNWIYDINGCGDVAPVIYDMDGDSVLDVFINGSCNPTAFCIDGKTGTLKWSKPSGGGDSPPTVADIDNDNKPEILFGNFSGQIRILNGEDGSLAKQIQVTTGPVQTEPTLCDVNGDSMLDIIVANHFNNSGYYTYCYDYATADTLWVNYHFDTSSTYYSYHGGAIADIDLDGKNEYVIGDNSGMIRALNVEDGSVLWTKTGLTNVMSAISIADLDNDDTLEVIYNNNDYINFNDHIGILDGPSGNLEWMYPLTFSSFRGMAVGDVNGNGKLDLVSGHFMGEFIAIEPYTGLLWNIDLDTFFQQGLPWFNVDHGALIADFDDDDTMEVFTVAGYGTYVPDSLNCGKAFMFNAGVGNCTSWLMFRHDIHRTAYLSNAEVAAACDTTASLYASQNFSNALQIMPNPFGDHLKFVFENKPKSPIEITLFNIHGQVTGYKYFETSIVSNEINFNTENLAPGVYFYVCQLGDKRVTGKVVKIK